GTATACAATGCTGTAAGAGATCATATTTATGTAGCATCTTGACACGTCCTTATATTTTTCAGTAATGTGTTTTTTAGTATGGTGAAAGTACTTGTAATCTCCATTCTATCTCCTATAATATACTGTCACGTAGATTGGCTCATTTCTTAGAAATTCGGAGTGTTCAAAGGAATGCTAAAATAATTCATGTGACATGAACTACAAGTAGTGCTACCTTCTTTTTTCATTATTCAGTCATTGTACTAGTAGAAATTATTGATCCCCTCCAAAATTGTTGCTAGATTTTGAACGCATGCATTCCCACCCTTGAGTGGAAAGGTGTCTACTGGGTGTTCACACAATTGAGAAAGAGTGGTCTGAGACCTAATGGGGCAACATACGGACTTTCTATGGAGGTACTTGCTGTATCCTATTTCTTGAATTAAACTtcctggtttttttttttttttatgtgtgtgtgtgtgtgtgtgtgtgtaatgGAGTGTGCTCATGGTGGTGCCTCATTGAAATTATGAATGAAGACCGTGAGGTTAATACCAAAAAAGAGCTGTCTCTCTCCATGATACTTGCACACACATGCACTTTGATTCAAAGTTATTGTTTCGAGATTGGGTGGTATTGTTTTTTGTATCTGCACTCTATGCTTTGCCTATTTACGTTCTTGCACTAAACGACTATGTTAGAGATCtggaaaatataaattttgactTCTCTCTTATTGGATTCAAACTGGATGAAAATATCAATTCTAATAGGAATATCTGGGGTGAATCCTTTCACTCTATCTTTTGTAAAACTTCCACAAGACTGTTCAAAATGCTGTCCCATGCCTTATGTCTATACTCATAGGTTTCTCATAAAAATGGAAGGGGGAAAAGAAGGATGGTGAAGGTAAAGGGTTGTGACAAACCTGTAGGAGACATAGCTTTGTACAACATTGATGGACTTCAATTTGCTGAGAAATCCTTCACCATCTTTTTGCAACTCTTCTTATAATAAGTTTAGAGCTATCCTTCACAGTCATTTATTGAACTCAAGTATCATTCTTTCAACAATGCATCAGTGAGTTGTGATCGGGTTGGACAAGCTTGTACCTCAGTTGCTCACTTCTTACAACAAAATGAGGATAGGTAGGTTATCCATCCAATGCTAGCTGCTTGACCTTGATCTTCAAAAAAGGGAGAGGAGAAGGGATCATTATCCACTTTTTatgtagttttttttatagGTATTCTTCATGCACCATTGAAAAGATGAGGGTCACATTGGATAGGAATGATGAAAGTGCATTAGTAGCCTTATTCTCGAACCATGTTTATATTGAAtctaaaaatcatatttaagcAGTATAATTCACCTCTAATGCTCCGCATTAACTAACCACTACaacaattatttgaatcatCGCTCTTGGACATATATAATAgcatattatttattatatttttgccCTTTTTGCTATTCTGCGCTGATAATTTGTTAGACTCTCCATGATATTCTTGGAATGTTCCCAGTAAGCTGTAggattgatgttttatttatttctttcaataAGAGGCAACTTGTCTGATGTTTTTAGTGGGGGAAAACATGTTACTTGATATTTCTCCGTCTTTGAGATATTTATGTTCAAGGCTTACTATACATGATTGTTGAAAGGTTATGCTGAAATCTGGAAAGTATGAGCAACTTCACAAGCTttttacaaaattgaagaaGAGCGGAGAAACTCTAAAGGCAAACACTTACAGAGGTAGTTTCATTTGCATGTCTTCTACTAATGGTTGTTGTCTGGATTGTTGACTTAATATATCTCTGACTCTGACTTGGGACTGTAGTTCTTGTCAAAGCTTTTTGGGAGGAAGGAAATGTCAATGGAGCTATTGAGGCAGTCAGGGATATGGAACAAAGAGGAGTAGTTGGATCTGCCAGTGTCTATTATGAACTAGCTTGTTGTCTGTGCTACAATGGGAGGTGGCAAGATGCATTAGTAGAGGTAGGTTCCTcgtcaatatatatatatatatatcttatttAGCATATAACTTATAAGGACCTTTGTCTAGGACTAGGATCATATCTTTATTTAGATCTATAATCTCCATATCCTGACTTCAGTAAATTTAAGTTCAACCTACAATgatgattttcttttcttttttcttcctcttcatgATTCTGGCAATCAATCTTTCCAAAAGGGTTGCGGCAATGTTTATAACAAGTCGAAACTTAGGTGTTATATGCATtcgaattttatgaaaaaaaaatatcatcacattcatgatcgtgtagcaacacAACCTTGATTGTAACAATAGCAGGTAGGAAGTTCTGTTCTCATTATTAAATGTGACTGCAGgtggaaaaaatgaaaacactgTCACACATGAAACCTTTGGTGGTGACCTTCACTGGCATGATCTTATCTTCCTTCGATGGTGGACATATAGATGATTGTATATCTATTTTCGAGTACATGAAGCAAAAATGTGCGCCAAATATAGGGACCATAAATAGCATGCTTAAAGTTTATGGCCGAAATGatatgtttttaaaagctaaagatttatttgaagaaataaagagaaaagcTGATTGTTCCTCCCACAGTAGTGCTGTTCCTTCTTTAGTTCCAGATGAGTATACGTATGGCTCAATGCTTGAGGCAGCTGCTAGTGCACTCCAATGGGAATATTTTGAGAATGTATACAGGGAAATGGCTCTGTCGGGATACCGGCTTGATCAGAGTAAACATGCAAGGCTACTTGTGGAAGCATCCAGAGCTGGGAAggtaaaaaccatttttctttcatttatctAGATTCTAGAACCTTTAGCCAGTATGAAATGCAACTCGGTTCTTGAAAACTGCATGCTAGCAGAATCCTTCCAGTGTTTGGTTatttcttgacatccatcttttaattttatatgccCCTTTATTTGTAGTGAAGTTAGTCCTAAATAGATGGGCACCTGAACTAATATGCTGAAGTCTATCTATTTCAGTGGTATCTATTGGATCATGCATTTGACTCAATCTTGGAAGCTGGACAGATTCCTCATCCACTGTTGTTCACAGAAATGATATTGCACCTTACAACTCAAGATAACTATGAGCAGGCTGTCACCTTAGTGAGAACCATGGGATATGCTCCATTTCAAGTGAGTGAAAGGCAATGGACAGAACTTTTTGAAGGGAACAGGGACAGAATTTGTtggaaaaacttgaaaaaactATTGGATGCTCTTGGCAACTGTGATGCATCAGAAGCCACGGTCTCGAACTTGTCGAGGTCATTGCAGTCTCTTTGCAAACTAGGCATACCAGAGAACACCTCCCAGTCTGTAGCTTGTGACCATGATGTAACCGATGGATTACAACTTCCTGGTTCTGAAAACACGGAGAATATGAAGCTTCACCCAGATCGCGTCACTGATTGTTGTGATGAGTCATTGGATATCATTCCTGTTAACCATGCAAGCTTGAACATGAAGGTCAAGAGTGACTCAGAGGTGTCCCCTTGGTCACAGAGTAGTTCTGAAGGTGTTTTAGGTACTGACCAATTTTCAGATCGTTCCATCAATGAGCTCTCGACTATTGATTTGTGTGATGACAGCGAAGATGATGAGGAAGGACTTAACATGTTACTTGATGGATTTGATGATTCTTATGATTCAAACTTGCCTTCTGTCAATGAAATACTGAAAACCTGGAAAGAGGAGAGGAAAACCGATGGGTTATTTCTCCACCCTCTGAATTAGTACACTTTAGTAATGTCTTGTTATGTGTCTGTATATAGTACATATTTACACAATTTGCATAATCATAGCTTTAAATCGTTGCATTTCACTATCATGTTGAGGCGGCCTTTTTTCATAACGCAAGCAAAGGATGTTTTACTGGGAAACAACCTCTCAATAAGTGTTCAAATTTTTATGACGTGTCACTTTAAGTCGGAAGATAATACGTTGGATTTAGTAAATTTATATCTGATGTATAAAGTTATAAGACGAAGTTTGTTGATAATTGTAAAAAGTAgattaagaaagaaaatgaagttatttgataattataaaaagtgaaaatagGAAATGTGAAATGTaggaaaaaatagaatatgaaATTACCCAGTGTACAAACTTGAATAATGTTTAATATTAAAGTTAAGTTGTTTATACAAACTTAAGAAGTTGGTGGGTCAAATGATTCCAAGGTTCAATTTTAGTGTCTTGAAATAATTTTGAAGATATTTTAACATGAAAATTTATCTTAATATAGTGAATTGTTTTGCTTTATCTATACTAACGtgttgttagatgatataatattaaatttacctttaaacatcaatttaaacttttgagtcaattgatgatttaacatgtatttttaaagaatagaaatcaattataaattttatttaaagtacACGGTTTAAATTTAGCCGTTTGAAagtattaaaataaattgaaaaatactaaaataaattgattaaaattacCATGTAGTTATTTTAaagggcaaatatcaatttatatctctaaattttggggATTGCATCCATTTAAACGCTAAaaagttgtattaatttaaaccttaaactttggAGTTGTAgaaatttaaaccttgaactttgaaatttgtattaatttaacaaactaataattatatcaatttaagccttaaactttcataagcatatcaatttaaaccatgacctttcataaatatatcaatttaaaccctaaacatTCACAAatgtatccaaataaaatataatagactgtttaagttgatacaattatgaaagtttaaaatttaaattgatacacttataaaagttcgaggtttaaattgataccattattagttttgagtttaaattgataccatcctcaaagtttagagtttaaattaatacatttattaatttaaggtttaaattgatacaacaccCAAAGTTCAAGagaataaattgatatttgccctattttaaatgataaaactacttaaaatatttttaaatattgtgccatatttataaataagtttttatttgGTTGTATTTGAAAACCATCCTATTACAATAACCAAAAGTGAATATGAACCAAAATTGTGTGAGATTCTGTCAAAGGGTAACGTGGACTTTTTGCCTATCTTTGGACTATTACTCAAATTGTTGATATTGTagacaaatttcaaaatgtcaAGTAGTTTTGAGGGTCACTGTTGGACGGGGAAACCCTAATCCTAATGAATTCAGACACCTGTAGGACGTCGGTGCTTCAATGAAAGACGATTTTCTGTGACTTGCGAATATTATCGACGGTGTCCGCCAGAAACCCTAATTCATCGAAATGCCATCGATTGCCTCCAAACTTCCGGCCAAAGCGTTAGTGAGACTTCTCACTGTCGCTCCAAGACCGTTGCTAGTTCGCTCCCTCAGCACCGTATCCAAGGAACGCACCCAGAAACTCGAGAGGATCGCCGATGAGCTCCTCGACCTCACTAAAATCGAACGACACGACTACGCCATCCTCTTCCGGTTGAAAATGGGTTTAAACAAGTACGGGCCTGCAGTTTCTGGGCTAAGCGCACCAGGTTCAGCCGCCGCCGGATCTGCCTCTGCCGAAGCAAAAGAGGCTGAGAAAACCGTTTTTGATATAAAGCTCGAGAAATTTGATGCGGCGGCGAAGATCAAGATCATAAAGGAGGTAAGGACGTTCACTGATTTGGGTTTGAAGGAGGCTAAGGATTTGGTGGAGAAGGTGCCGGTGGTGCTCAAGAAGGGAGTAACGAAAGATCAAGGAAACCCAATTATTGAAAAGCTAAAGGAATTGGGAGCTACTGCGGTACTGGAATGACTTTTTTTTCTCCGTCATTTCATATGTTCTTTTTGGAGTAAAATAATGCTGCCCTTGTTTGAGGACTAACGAAAATTTTTCAAAGAGCCAAGATTTATGAAGATTACAATTCAAAATCATATTGTTGCTTGACTTGAGATTCAAAGTACATTtggtttttttccctttggCATTTCTCCTCCGGATTTTCTATGAGAATCAGTTTCATTCTGACGTTCTTAGGCGGACCTGAAGAATTTAGCAAATCTATAATCCCCATGTAAACGAAGAGCACGAATCTGTTCTAAAAGCTCTTCATTTCTCTCTACTCATGTGACATGTGTGATATACGAAAAATCTCTACTTTTAGTTTAGCAAAATTTCCTTGAGATGCGGGAAAAGCTATATGTATTTTGTTCTTTCCTGAGATTCTTGAAGAACAATGAAACAGTTTTCATTCCGCTGCTTCTCTTGTGGCCTTGATTTGTTGGCGAAAAGTTGTGAAAGAATTGATCTACGGCTATCATTTTGTTGTATAATGGGTTGATCAGACGCTGAGGCATCCTTGGTCCCTGATTATTATTTAGGGAAAACATGCAAGGTCTCATTTGAAACTCAAGTTGATAAGGGGTTTCtatatcttctttatctgaaTATCGCCCTAATAAAAACAGACCATAATTaaggataattgttttaaatgataaaattgttaaaaacatttttaaatataataaaatgtattagtgatagactGCGATGTTATTATTATAGTCTATCAactgatattttgttatatgaGTAAATAAGTTAGTTCATTTTAAAgaatttttagttaattaatattaataaaattttctcttttatctTCCTTCACAAATGGATTGGAGACCCTTCAAAAGAatgttgttgaataatttgatcATCGTTCCCAATATGTGAGTTTCCAAATATCAAAACCTTTAAGAACATCCGCCTAGTCTCTGAATTTCTAAGGATACGTGTATGTACTGAAGCACCAATGATGGTTTTATTAGTATCATGCTCAAATGCACAGATCAAACAAAAGACGACAATTTCAACTAATAATTGGTCGATTGGTTGTCACGTCGAAActtgtttcttttctctctactaGGTGATGTTCATTTTCATAACTTCACAAATACTTTGATTAGCAATTGGAGTTGACACATCCTTTATTTTGTTGATGTTTGAAATACCTTTTTAAgtgttcaatttaaaaaataagtcattttgaaatatatataaatatttgacaaatactcaaaatagattttgaaagctattaatgtctatattttaaacagttttgtttaaatgaaaatgaatttttaaaaaacatttgttttttaagtttaatcCAAACGAGCATTTTATAAAACCAGTCATATTTAATCTTGTTTTTACTTCTAGACAAACCATTCAAATTAAGATGTTATCTCTTGCGGCTGTTTTACTCTGAAAGATGTCAATGTCCTCATATTTTATCAGAATCATTAACCGAATCACAAAAACGGTCTACCGAGAAAGCAAACggaaaatattaatttacaGGTTTGATTTCTCTTGGAATCATAAAGACAATCTGGCGAGAAAACACCATTTTCAGATTAAGAACGCATTGTTCTTTCCAAAATCCTTTGCTCTTTGTTTGAATCTAAAATCACATTACCGACATGCACTTCCGATGATATGAACCCCAGAAGCCGTCTTTCTCATAAGGCAATCATATTCTGCAGATTTACAATGCTAACAATATCTACAGTTTAGTTACATTCACTTGCACATGGAAATGTAGCAGCAGCAGCACCTTCATCTTCTCAGAACACATTGCCTACAGTTGTCATTGCAAAGTTTTGTTATctgccaaaataaaataacataacataaaataaaagggAGCAACAAGAAAAAGTTAGgtgacacaaaaagaaaaaccaaggCTTGAATTTTCCTTCTCATGGTTATTTTGTACCATACGAGCCCAATAGTGCTAGACATCAATGCAAGAAAACGAGAATAAAATGATACCTTGCAAGAGGGTCAACCAGGTGaacaacaaaaaatcaaatgtggAATCATTTATATAAGAACTCAAACTGACTTGGTCAATAGCCAAGAAAGGGGTAGTGAAGTGGAAGGTGAGACGTTAACATCTAAAATAGCAGACCACGAgatacaaaaatgaaagaagaaattttcttaaaaCGTCAGCAAAGATGCCAACTGTCAATTTGTATAATGCTTTTCGTGTCGTTGTCCTTTTTAAAGTTGAGATTAGTTTATGAAAAATCTTGATATCACATGTGCATATGCAAGTTTACTGTGTGCTAATTAAACAAGATAATGCAGGAGTATAAACTACGAGGTAATTTATGACTGAAGCTGTGCGTTGCATTACCTTGGAGAAGTACTTTCTGAACAGGACTTCTACTAGGGAATGTTCTGCACTCCAATGCCTTCATTGCTGCTTCAGCAAAAACTTGTGCTGTTTCAGCTTCAGCCTCTGCTTCTTCTGCTTCTCTTGCTGCCCTTTCAGCTTCCGCAATGGCAGCCTCTGCCTCAGCTACTGCACGTGCAGCAGCTATAGCTGCCTCCTCTGCAGTCATTACCCTCATCTTTGAAAGTTCCGAGTCAACCTGGGATTTAGTGATAATTTTGACTTCATTCTTCTCGGTCTTTGAAGAATCCATCTGCTTGTCCTCAAGAAGTAACAATGGAGCACTTCTTCTTCCAGACAAGGGAGAATTTGGAGCAATCCTGTACTTGTGCTTTACCTACCCAAACAAaatccatataaatgatctaaTAGCAAATTCCAGCATTACCATTCATTTGCCAGTGTCAAGTTTGCCATtttcttcatgatttttttgaCAAATTCAGTATTACTAGCGTTACAATTTACAACGGGGccttgaccttttttttttgttttggggggggggggggggggagggtgGTGTGGTGGTGGGGGAGCCGGTATATTTTTACACCAAAATAATGCATTCAAGATGGCAGAGTCCTAGGAATTGTCTTAGAAGTCTTATATATCTCCTTGGAGATACGAGCATTTCTTTCCTCCCAAATTTTCCACAGAACTGCAGAGATAATGCATTTCCACAATTGCTCTTTGGAAGCTTTAAAAGGAAGATCAATGAAAATAATCTGAACCAACTAAAAGTGTCATTCGGTAAGACCACATTCCAGTCAAAACCAACTAAAAGTGCCTTCACAAAATATTACTCTAATTTGAGCATGAATTCTTTATACACGGCTTACTGGACCATCCTACAAAATATTTTCTGAAATTGTGCCTACAATAAAATACTTGGAAATGTTTCAAAATGCACTTGAATAAATTCTTAACCACATAACCTGGCACATTTAAAGCGTTCAATGTGCCATGTTATTATGACTCAAACATCAGGGTCAGTTAAACCCCTCCATCAAATTTTGACTGAGCAAGCTCTTTTTGAAGGCATTCGATATTGTTTATGGTTCCACAGCAAATCCCATTCAAAGTTGAGATATGTGAAAGAGGCAAACCTTGTATGTAGAGCCACGATTTGGACAAAGTAGGGACACGTGAAACACCAAAGGCTAGCAGCTGTAGAGTCAATTGATATGCCACCTTCCACATCTAATCCTAATTCTCTTTGGGAAAACGGCTGCAGAGAGTGGGCACAAGTTTCATATTTGATCACTAAACAAGAGAATGTCATCTATAGGGGGTAACTTcaggaaaagaaaaaccaagTCACCTACTACAAAACTCAAATCCTTCCTCTTCTTATTGACCAATGTCTTCACACATATATGCCACCCCTGGAATATAATTTATGTCAGGCTTTGGAACAAAGGGCACAATGTAGGCGAGGATGGACTTTTGTAGAGACTTTACGAAGTTTTGAGGATCTAAGAGCTCTCCCTACCATAAAGAAGCATTAAGAGATTTCTTCATGGACGATGGAAAAGGGAAGGTGGCGACCTGGTGGCTTATGTGCAACATGTGGTCCTTTGCCACTCCATTAGTGACTCAGCTTTAGTGCCTTGAAGTGAATGAATTTGAAAGAACGGGCTTGCGGAGCTTCTTGCAAAGGAGATAAGAAAAGGCTCAGCAGAGGAGAGGCAAGAGTCTTTCACAAACTCAAGTTCAAGACCTCCAATTCAAATCCGTCCCAACAGTTAACTGTGATTAGGTCTTGACCACAGAGTGCCTTAAAAGAAGTTGTTTTAAGGTATGAATTGTTATAACAATTTTGGCCCAAATGCATCCAGCACATCCACTGTTTTGATTTATCTGTGCAGCGTCAAGGATCTGCCTCTAAGCAGTCTGTTTACAACTTTGGACTGGTCCATTTGTAGATGAAAGGAACTTACTATTCTTCAACTATGTATCCAGTTTCCTGAATAGCTGttgccaaaaataaaaaaactaggaaattattttctttgtcggatatgattaaaaaaaatccacgGAGCCTCTTTCAGAAAAAAAAGGGTCCCTCACTACTCAAGCTGCAAAGGGATGCAGCAAAGAAGAATGGTACTTATAAGCCCTATCTGCCACCACAAGAATGGTACTGTCCTTCGGAGTGGAGCAAGTCTTCCATAAAATCCACTGTTATTACCTACTAGACTTGCTGAGATAAAGGTCGTAACAATCCTACAGAGCTGCCGTCAAAGAATAATCCATTTTTTATCACATTTTAGTGTGAAATCTGACTCCATTCCGTCCAGAAAAAAATTCACAGTTGATCATTTCTAGGAACTTCACAAAGCAAGAGGTTCCTTTTAGCACCCCAATTAGCTTCTATGAAAAGTTAGGATAATTCCACCATAGTTAAATCCCAGAGAAAATAACAGATTGGTTCTTGTTAGAAATATTATTAGAATgaacattcaaaatatttttaggatATCAAGGGTGTATTGATCATTGGACAAAGGGTTGGTTAATAAATGGTGGTTATATACAATGTGGGTTAGGGAAGTAAGAAGTAAGTAGTGAATCCGTAAATAGTTTCTTGGAGTCCAAGCTTCTCTCAGTGTTTAGGGAACTGCAGTCTTCCTTCAGTTTGCTGCTATTTTCGGTTATTTCTAATTCAAATTCTAGTTTCTAACAGTCCTTTAGATTGGACATAACGTTAGAAAAAAGAATGTTTGCCCCGATTCTCCATTGAGTACCTTGGGGTCGAAGATATTCTCCATAGTCAAGGCTGCACAGAATGGAGGTTCCTCCAATTAAATCACTTAGAGAAGTTCTACCCACAATCATTTTATCGAGAATACCCGCCATCATTTAATCGAGAATTACAGACTCTTATAGTGACTATCTAGACTCACCGGTGTAAGGACTCCATTCTTGGGATGGCTAGCACTCTTGCAATTAGTTCTCTTCCATACACCAAGGCTGCCCTTGCTCCTCACTGACCCAACGTCTAATGAAAAGAGCAATAGGTTTTTCGTTTTGCATTAAACTGCCAAACTCCCACAACGTAGGCACCAACCTCCAACAACAAATAACTGCTCAAATTTCggtaaagaaagaacctaaccATGGTTCTTTTTAGTTGCTGACAAGCTTGTTGGCTTAGGTGTATCTATGAACTGGTCCCTTTTCAATGATTCCATGAGTGGCCACAAAATGCGTTCATTATCCTTCATAAAGGGGTTGTTTGGGGTGCTGAGTTGAGATAGGACGCCtgaagttcatatgtctgtggagttcatatgtctgtgtttgtgGTGCAGAGTTAAGTTCATATGACTGGATATCTGATAcaattttttgaactctaaataatatacttttatgattactatttttgttttaaaatcattttaatcaataattctacccatttttgtttgaataaaatatggattgcaattttttcttttaatttttaaaacgtttctttctttctttctttctttctttctttctttttttgagcaatgaacaacaattaaccgattacatttcttgtaaaaatatggttaaataaaatgagaaactaaaacgaaatcaaaacttttgattctaactaatttttctctttgaatttcattatcttcttcttctttttcttcttcttattgttgctctatatttttactatgtcatgaatttttttaattaaatcttccCCATCATCGTAACAACCAAtagaatgtcaccacatttcttcaacaatttcactttcatttcctctaaatttagaGGATCATCAAataacaaatctctatttttcactaattcttgccgGAAAATGTTTCAGgaaattctttttcatttaatggttttttttgttatatgttacgtACTTTTCAACTATATACATACTTTTTGTCTAAAtcttcttaacactcatttgatatgtgaattcattacgtataaatattgcacttaatgttgacaaaataatatttttttatataatcaaccctacaacatactttaaaagtcatcagtcttatagtaGTCGGAAGTAGTTGTCGATGTTgattatcaaagatgatttttgctggagtttgtagtcaaAGGTGGTTGTTAGAGCTCGAAGTTAGTCAcatgaaggtgtattggagttggttgtcgaagtttgtcatCAGAGGCGGTTTTCAAATCCTAGAGTTGGTCGGGCGAAAGTGatcgtcgaagttgattatcgaagatgattttcgctagagattgtagtcggaggtgactGTCGAAGTCCGaagttagtcgcatgaaggtggtattagagttggttgtcagagtttgccatcgaaggtggttgtcgaagcctcgagttggttgtcggagttgctcgctcaaaggtgatcgtcaaatgtgattttcatcggagtttgtagtcggaagTGGTTGCTAGAACCtacgaaggtggttgttggaaTTGGTCATTGAAGTTTATTGTCGAAGCcaattggttgtcggagttggtagCACGAAGGTGACCGTTGGAGTTAGGTCactgaaggtggttgtcggaggttagaattggttgtcggagttggtccgATGAAGGTTGTCGGAGCTCAGAGTTGGTCAACGGAGCtatcatcagaggtggttgttggagtctGAATTTCGTTACCGgaattgtcatcggaggtggttgtcgga
The nucleotide sequence above comes from Benincasa hispida cultivar B227 chromosome 3, ASM972705v1, whole genome shotgun sequence. Encoded proteins:
- the LOC120073185 gene encoding pentatricopeptide repeat-containing protein At5g67570, chloroplastic isoform X1, encoding MEALSTNSPIPSPKFEPDIEKIKRTLVHKGVHPTPRIVRSLRKKEIQKYNRKLKRLTERQADQSPPLSESQKQLIAEETHFLTLRSEYKEFSKAIEAKPAGGLMVGRPWERLERVNLKELTGFRTGYNRDNLKKESLRELRKLFEARKLEELQWVLDDDVELKEEWLESENDHRDAMERRRGDGEVIRFLVDRLSSRPISMRDWKFSRMMIRSGLQFNEGQLLKILDALGAKGCWKQALSVVEWVYNLKSHSHSKSRFVYTKLLAVLGMSRKPQEALQIFHLMRICYSYLIQGDGQIYPDMAAYHSIAVTLGQAGLLKQLLKVVECMRQQPSRKVRNKCRKSWDPAVEPDLVVYNAILNACIPTLEWKGVYWVFTQLRKSGLRPNGATYGLSMEVMLKSGKYEQLHKLFTKLKKSGETLKANTYRVLVKAFWEEGNVNGAIEAVRDMEQRGVVGSASVYYELACCLCYNGRWQDALVEVEKMKTLSHMKPLVVTFTGMILSSFDGGHIDDCISIFEYMKQKCAPNIGTINSMLKVYGRNDMFLKAKDLFEEIKRKADCSSHSSAVPSLVPDEYTYGSMLEAAASALQWEYFENVYREMALSGYRLDQSKHARLLVEASRAGKWYLLDHAFDSILEAGQIPHPLLFTEMILHLTTQDNYEQAVTLVRTMGYAPFQVSERQWTELFEGNRDRICWKNLKKLLDALGNCDASEATVSNLSRSLQSLCKLGIPENTSQSVACDHDVTDGLQLPGSENTENMKLHPDRVTDCCDESLDIIPVNHASLNMKVKSDSEVSPWSQSSSEGVLGTDQFSDRSINELSTIDLCDDSEDDEEGLNMLLDGFDDSYDSNLPSVNEILKTWKEERKTDGLFLHPLN
- the LOC120073185 gene encoding pentatricopeptide repeat-containing protein At5g67570, chloroplastic isoform X2, which encodes MEALSTNSPIPSPKFEPDIEKIKRTLVHKGVHPTPRIVRSLRKKEIQKYNRKLKRLTERQADQSPPLSESQKQLIAEETHFLTLRSEYKEFSKAIEAKPAGGLMVGRPWERLERVNLKELTGFRTGYNRDNLKKESLRELRKLFEARKLEELQWVLDDDVELKEEWLESENDHRDAMERRRGDGEVIRFLVDRLSSRPISMRDWKFSRMMIRSGLQFNEGQLLKILDALGAKGCWKQALSVVEWVYNLKSHSHSKSRFVYTKLLAVLGMSRKPQEALQIFHLMRGDGQIYPDMAAYHSIAVTLGQAGLLKQLLKVVECMRQQPSRKVRNKCRKSWDPAVEPDLVVYNAILNACIPTLEWKGVYWVFTQLRKSGLRPNGATYGLSMEVMLKSGKYEQLHKLFTKLKKSGETLKANTYRVLVKAFWEEGNVNGAIEAVRDMEQRGVVGSASVYYELACCLCYNGRWQDALVEVEKMKTLSHMKPLVVTFTGMILSSFDGGHIDDCISIFEYMKQKCAPNIGTINSMLKVYGRNDMFLKAKDLFEEIKRKADCSSHSSAVPSLVPDEYTYGSMLEAAASALQWEYFENVYREMALSGYRLDQSKHARLLVEASRAGKWYLLDHAFDSILEAGQIPHPLLFTEMILHLTTQDNYEQAVTLVRTMGYAPFQVSERQWTELFEGNRDRICWKNLKKLLDALGNCDASEATVSNLSRSLQSLCKLGIPENTSQSVACDHDVTDGLQLPGSENTENMKLHPDRVTDCCDESLDIIPVNHASLNMKVKSDSEVSPWSQSSSEGVLGTDQFSDRSINELSTIDLCDDSEDDEEGLNMLLDGFDDSYDSNLPSVNEILKTWKEERKTDGLFLHPLN
- the LOC120073861 gene encoding 50S ribosomal protein L7/L12; translated protein: MPSIASKLPAKALVRLLTVAPRPLLVRSLSTVSKERTQKLERIADELLDLTKIERHDYAILFRLKMGLNKYGPAVSGLSAPGSAAAGSASAEAKEAEKTVFDIKLEKFDAAAKIKIIKEVRTFTDLGLKEAKDLVEKVPVVLKKGVTKDQGNPIIEKLKELGATAVLE